Proteins encoded in a region of the Quercus lobata isolate SW786 chromosome 8, ValleyOak3.0 Primary Assembly, whole genome shotgun sequence genome:
- the LOC115957440 gene encoding transcription factor MYB41-like, translated as MGKVPCCDKEGLKKGPWTAEEDQKLIDYIQKHGHGRWRILPKNAGLKRCGKSCRLRWTNYLRPDIKRGRFSFEEEETIIQLHCVLGNKWSAIAARLPGRTDNEIKNYWNTHIRKRLLRMGIDPVTHTPRFDLLELTSVLNSSLYNSSQLNLPSLLGIGPILNPNMLSLATALFSSQCRNTENITSQYLHQNQLDQNLVQNQLQSTQPVQLNPINSSSQANQLQCPVQEIQPCATSNMMSTPFSSESQFTQVKMEQLPPNLTNFSYQNSPTKLWQNNGEHPNDFAVSDYSLLKFDPVIDPQFENQILQSNNDESIPNFSFGTLISTPSTSPTPLNSSSTTTYANCSTEDERDSYCSNILLYDMPNSLNASGVLHM; from the exons ATGGGAAAGGTTCCTTGCTGTGACAAAGAAGGATTAAAGAAAGGTCCATGGACTGCAGAGGAGGATCAGAAACTCATTGATTATATTCAAAAGCACGGGCACGGTAGATGGAGAATCCTTCCCAAAAATGCAG GTCTGAAAAGGTGTGGAAAGAGTTGCCGGCTTCGCTGGACAAACTATTTGAGGCCTGATATCAAGAGAGGAAGGTTTtcatttgaagaagaagagaccaTAATACAGTTACACTGTGTTTTGGGAAATAA GTGGTCTGCAATTGCTGCTCGCTTGCCAGGAAGAACAGATAATGAGATCAAGAACTATTGGAACACCCACATCAGGAAGAGGCTACTAAGAATGGGAATTGATCCAGTAACTCATACCCCAcgctttgatcttcttgaactcACTTCAGTTCTGAACTCATCTCTCTACAACTCATCTCAACTTAATCTCCCCAGTTTGCTAGGAATTGGACCTATCTTAAATCCAAATATGCTAAGTCTAGCCACAGCTCTCTTTTCCTCTCAATGCAGAAACACAGAAAATATTACTTCTCAGTATCTTCACCAAAACCAGCTTGACCAAAACTTAGTTCAAAACCAGCTCCAGTCCACCCAACCAGTTCAGCTAAACCCAATCAACTCCTCCTCACAAGCAAACCAGCTGCAGTGCCCTGTCCAAGAAATTCAACCTTGTGCAACTTCAAACATGATGAGCACTCCATTTTCAAGTGAATCCCAGTTCACACAAGTCAAAATGGAACAACTCCCTCCAAATCTTACCAATTTCAGCTACCAGAATTCTCCAACAAAATTGTGGCAAAATAACGGAGAGCATCCTAATGATTTTGCTGTGAGTGATTATTCCTTACTAAAATTTGATCCCGTTATTGACCCTCaatttgaaaaccaaattttacaGTCCAACAATGATGAGAGCATACCAAATTTCAGTTTTGGTACGCTTATATCGACACCTTCAACGAGTCCCACTCCCTTGAATTCATCGTCTACTACAACCTATGCCAACTGCAGTACTGAAGATGAAAGGGATAGTTACTGCAGCAATATTTTGTTGTATGATATGCCAAATAGCTTAAATGCCAGTGGAGTACTGCATATGTAA